A part of Vicugna pacos chromosome 14, VicPac4, whole genome shotgun sequence genomic DNA contains:
- the PCDH20 gene encoding protocadherin-20 — protein MRGRGDARSSSALAVSWRPATWHPRLDMGRLSRPMSSFNYRNLPRLLLFFLFVGSFNCLASYSRATELLYSLNEGLPAGVLIGSLAEDLRLLPRAGSRDPQSQPTEHSGTELNPPLSFSLASQGLSGQYVTLDNRSGELHTSAQEIDREELCLEGGGGAAWGGSISISSSRSADSCLLLLDVLVLPQEYFRFVKVKIAIRDINDNAPQFPVSQISVWVPENAPVNTRLAIEHPAMDPDIGTNGVQTYRLLDYHRMFTLDVEENENGERTPYLIVMGLLDRETQDQYVSIIIAEDGGSPPLLGSATLTIGISDINDNCPLFTDSQINVTVYGNATVGTPIAAVQAVDRDLGNNAQITYSYSQKVPQASKDLFHLDETTGVIKLFSKIGGSVLQTHKLTILANGPGCIPAVITALVTIIKVIFRPPEIVPRYIANEIDGIVYLKELEPVNTPIAFFTIRDPEGKYKVNCYLEGEGPFRLSPYKPYNNEYLLETTKPLDYELQQFYEIAVVAWNSEGFHVKKIIKVQLLDDNDNAPVFLQPLVELTIEENNAPNAFLTKLDATDADSGERGQVSYFLGPDAPSYFSLDSVTGILTVSTQLDREEKEKYRYTVRAVDSGKPPRESVATVAITVLDKNDNSPRFINKDFSFFVPENFPGYGEIGVISVTDADAGQNGWVALSVVNQSDIFVIDTGKGMLRAKVSLDREQQSSYTLWVEAVDGGEPPLSSTAKITILLLDINDNPPLVLFPQSNMSYLLVLPSTLPGSPVTEVYAVDKDTGMNAVIAYSIIGRRGPRPESFRIDPKTGNITLEEALLQTDYGLHRLLVKVSDHGYPEPLHSTVMVNLFVNDTVSNESYIESLLRKESEINIEEKQPQISIEPTHRKVEPGSCMPTLVALSVISLGSITLVTGMGIYICLRRGKMHHREDENLEVQIPLKGKIDLNVRERKPMDISNI, from the exons ATGCGCGGCCGAGGGGATGCGCGCAGCTCGTCGGCCCTGGCAGTGAGCTGGCGCCCGGCGACCTGGCACCCGCGCCTGGATATGGGGCGTCTAAGTCGTCCCATGAGCAGCTTCAACTACAGAAACCTGCCG cgtctgcttctgtttttcctCTTCGTGGGATCCTTCAATTGCCTGGCGAGTTACAGCCGGGCCACGGAGCTTCTGTACAGCCTGAACGAAGGACTGCCCGCCGGGGTGCTCATCGGCAGCCTGGCGGAGGACCTGCGGCTCTTGCCCCGCGCGGGGAGCCGGGACCCGCAGTCGCAGCCTACAGAACACAGCGGGACTGAGCTGAACCCCCCTCTCTCCTTCAGCCTGGCCTCCCAGGGACTGAGTGGCCAGTATGTGACCCTAGACAACCGCTCTGGGGAGCTGCACACTTCTGCCCAGGAAATTGACCGGGAAGAGCTGTGTCTTgaagggggtggaggggctgcctgggGTGGCAGCATTTCCATCTCCTCTTCACGTTCCGCTGACTCTTGTCTTTTGCTTCTGGATGTACTGGTCCTGCCTCAGGAATACTTTAGGTTTGTGAAGGTGAAAATCGCTATCCGGGACATCAATGACAATGCCCCGCAGTTCCCTGTTTCCCAAATATCGGTTTGGGTCCCAGAAAATGCACCTGTAAACACCCGGCTGGCCATAGAACATCCTGCCATGGACCCAGATATAGGCACTAACGGGGTTCAGACCTACCGCCTACTAGACTATCATCGTATGTTCACCCTGGACGTGGAGGAGAATGAGAATGGGGAGCGCACCCCATATCTAATTGTCATGGGACTGTTGGACAGGGAGACCCAGGACCAGTATGTGAGCATCATCATAGCTGAGGATGGTGGGTCTCCACCACTGTTGGGCAGCGCCACTCTCACCATTGGTATAAGTGACATTAATGACAATTGCCCTCTCTTCACAGACTCACAGATTAATGTCACTGTGTATGGGAATGCTACAGTGGGCACACCCATTGCAGCTGTCCAGGCTGTGGATAGAGACTTGGGAAACAATGCTCAGATTACCTACTCTTATAGCCAGAAAGTTCCACAGGCATCCAAGGATTTATTCCATCTGGATGAAACCACTGGAGTCATTAAACTGTTCAGTAAAATTGGAGGAAGTGTTCTGCAAACACACAAGCTCACCATCCTTGCTAACGGGCCAGGTTGCATCCCTGCAGTGATCACTGCCCTGGTGACCATTATCAAAGTCATTTTCAGACCACCTGAAATTGTCCCTCGTTATATAGCAAATGAGATAGATGGTATCGTTTACCTGAAAGAACTGGAACCTGTTAACACTCCAATTGCATTCTTCACCATAAGAGATCCGGAAGGTAAATACAAGGTGAACTGCTACCTGGAGGGTGAAGGACCATTCAGGTTATCACCCTACAAACCATACAATAATGAATATTTGCTAGAAACCACAAAGCCTTTGGATTATGAACTCCAGCAGTTCTATGAGATAGCTGTGGTAGCCTGGAACTCTGAGGGATTTCATgtcaaaaaaattattaaagtgcAACTTTTAGATGATAATGATAATGCTCCTGTTTTCCTTCAACCCTTGGTAGAATTAACCATTGAAGAAAACAATGCACCCAATGCCTTTTTGACCAAGCTAGATGCTACAGATGCTGACAGTGGAGAGAGAGGCCAAGTTTCATATTTTCTGGGACCTGATGCTCCGTCATATTTTTCTTTAGACAGTGTCACAGGAATTCTGACAGTTTCTACTCAGCTGGAccgagaagagaaggaaaagtacagGTACACCGTCAGAGCTGTTGACTCTGGGAAGCCGCCCAGAGAATCAGTAGCCACCGTGGCTATCACAGTGCTGGATAAAAATGACAATAGCCCTAGGTTCATCAACAAGGACTTCAGCTTCTTTGTACCAGAGAACTTTCCAGGATATGGTGAGATTGGAGTAATTAGTGTAACAGATGCCGATGCTGGGCAGAATGGATGGGTCGCCCTCTCCGTGGTGAACCAGAGCGATATTTTTGTCATAGACACAGGAAAGGGCATGCTGAGAGCTAAAGTCTCCTTGGACAGAGAGCAGCAGAGCTCCTATACTTTGTGGGTTGAAGCTGTTGATGGGGGtgagcctcccctctcctccactgcAAAAATCACAATTCTCCTTCTAGATATCAATGATAACCCTCCTCTTGTTTTATTTCCTCAGTCTAACATGTCCTACCTTTTGGTACTACCCTCTACTCTCCCTGGCTCCCCAGTTACAGAGGTCTATGCAGTTGACAAAGACACAGGCATGAATGCTGTCATAGCTTACAGCATCATAGGGAGAAGAGGTCCTAGGCCTGAGTCCTTTAGGATTGACCCTAAAACGGGCAACATTACTTTGGAAGAGGCATTGCTGCAAACAGACTATGGGCTCCACCGCTTGCTGGTAAAAGTGAGTGATCATGGTTATCCTGAACCTCTCCATTCCACAGTCATGGTGAACCTGTTTGTCAATGACACAGTCAGTAATGAGAGCTACATTGAGAGTCTTTtaagaaaagaatcagaaattaatatagaGGAGAAACAACCGCAGATCTCAATCGAACCGACTCATAGGAAAGTTGAACCTGGGTCTTGTATGCCCACCTTAGTAGCTCTGTCTGTAATAAGCTTGGGTTCTATCACTCTTGTAACAGGGATGGGCATATACATCTGTTTAAGGAGAGGGAAGATGCATCATAGGGAGGATGAAAATTTGGAAGTACAAAttccattaaaaggaaaaattgactTGAATGTGAGAGAGAGGAAACCAATGGATATTTCTAATATTTGA